A region of the Apium graveolens cultivar Ventura chromosome 6, ASM990537v1, whole genome shotgun sequence genome:
cttcctaattatttttatgttgatttatggatttataaggatcatatgaaatttataaaatctttttccgagtatttaaaatctattttataaaaacgggaaccaaccgacgtcaaccgttgttacgtttttggaacccgaaactcttccgagaactccttcataacctaattgtaatattccgagcatattccatgtttcaactttttcgatccggcgtacggtttgtcctgcgcgggtcccggcgcaacatttttgatacaatattcgtttcggtaaatcaataaaacacgtattttcgataaacgggagctttttattaaactatcacaattatcacttcgtaatacgtgtaaccaggcgctgagaccaagaccacagtacaaattgtactgatattggataattatcccgaaaatcgataccgtttggatcagtttttacaaataaacgtaccgttttatatccggaatgatccaactggatactaatattccgtaaatataaatagcctttttccgtattttatttcgtatcaaaatcatttgcagatagttaattctataattttcagagaaaaaccctaattatataaactgttctaagaatcaaacagcaaaacgaaggcgttaccgatctctgttttcaaagcttgagtaactaaaacgaaggatttgaagtgttctatcagattctgagctttgtttcactgcagaatcaaaggtttattttctggaaatttatttattttcgaattaaatttattaaaaatatgaatttttgttcggatgattgtttgtatgatttgatgattgcatgttgtagagcttgttttcctgatgattttgatatattatacatctgatttggagtacaattaacatgttcaaatttgagtttgattttcgaattttaaaattagggtttataacccgtatgaatgttcttaattgaaatttgggggtttcttattctgaaatagattgatgttgtggtatagtatattgtattctctgtgaaatttgcaatctagtcgtacaagtttcatgaatcaacgaggtctgtagagaagtgagttgtgttttgaagtttacgtcgaacaCGCCGGAAAACGGCGAGTTTCTTaatcaaattccggccaagtctggggttattgatgaattttgattgcagatataggttcctggtgttgtgtagtttaattctggaggtgatggtggtgggaggatgtcggaggtgagttctccggccacccccgattttccggcgactgaaactgcaaaattgcagtttagtccctgtatttttgaagatggtgaagtttagtccctgtagtttgcaaagtttttaaaaataggattcctgtttataaaatgtttaaaaatcatatttcctatttatttttattataaaaattcatttttaatttctgaaaattctgaaaattattattttaattctgaaaattatttttaattcaaaaataaatctaaattaattagttaattaatttcagttaatttttaattaattaattggtcaattaattcaaaaattaattgattaattgatttaattaattattaattgattttaatcaattatttaattagatttaattatttaaaaatgatttaaaaattccgaaaaatagtttcgagctttaaaatattattctaaattatttccaaagctcgataattagtataaaattgtttcggagccagaattggcctactgaaccctgtttattaacccgaaattgatccaacgacccgttttaattccgaaaaatgttttaaaaatcattttaaatatcagaaagcctatttatgacccgagacttctttataaataatatatcattgattacgtgatgtattatgtgctatatgtgacttgttgattgactatcagtctatatattcagtgtttacttgattattgcataactttcaatccgttaatcggatttgggtaaaacgaaggttagatagaagtatgtgttgaatagaactctatgagtcgaatattgatagatgtttatgatatgtgagcagaagaggaaaggcgtaggaaagggaaacaggtagttgaggagtaagacgattgtgattggaagcgagtgcagtgtagtaagctaataccaggcaagtgttctgaactttctcgagatattgtagtacttgatagtcttattgatattgcaagtgctttgaagcactgtaccctaaaccttgattccagttattaatcttgagccgtaacctgattctttctagaccattgattgttgtatacccaaacacgaacctcaagtatacgatcctactccacaaatacatacaaactaaatattaaacactgaaccagattgcttacacaatTAAATCTTTGTactttatgctttgaaagaccaaatccttgaaaccctgaaacattgatttctttgttatccaattctttcattacccagcatccaagctttgaaattaccttattgatccttacaaggattggaaccctttcattgttaaacactcattgttgttaatgattctggttattaattattattgcttattttgttattatgttagaattggattgtttttataaaattatggaccagattcgtggtcagaccatataatggtcaagttaggccaatgtgtgccttggatccagtagttagagcagtgttgtgtgctttgctcggggttagtgcgtgactgatcagcagcctaaccttggtttttaacctgaaaatataatatccaattctaaatcataatccattgttcacttgatatcataaacatgttcacttgatgatcattattctcagttttgtcattgtgacttgctgagctagttagctcatttgtgcgatattgtttctgttcttttccagttaagaaggaaccagttggtaccgcggatccccagtccagtgcgagagctaggggttcaggttgatcaagctaagctagtaggtttcttttgggataatttaagtctgtaaaagtttgtaataatgtttaatactcagttttgagtttggaatagttgggatttgaacagtatgtaatataagtagatgtgtggcttgtgtgcatactttaacctgttgcgatccgtggtagttggtaaatagggtcactgcatattattattatctttattattgctataagcaggttataaataaggcgtgtgtgtgtgtggaccccaaatttctgacccgggtttggagggcgccacagtatCATGTAATGCCCGTTTAGGGATTCGTAAATTAAGTAATTATATATGACTTCAAAATTAATATATGACTAAAAAATCAGGTACTCTTGTCTTATGACATGTTTATTTCTTTGAGATAAAATTCTCTTCGATTGTTTAAAGTTTTCAGTCCTTTGTTCTGGTCGTAGGTTTAATAACGGAGCCAATCTTTTATCAAGATGAATAGACAGAAAACACATATATAAGAGATGGAGGAAGCCTTTGCAACATTTCAGATTGAAGATGAGGAACAAGGAGGAATTAGCTATGAAGATACAACGGAGGATCTGGGCGATATTGACACTAGGCGGTGTTTAGTAGGACGTTTCTTGACAGATTCCTCAATCGATTTCCAAGCCATGCAACACAAAATGGCGTCTTTGTGGAGGCTGGGAAGAGGGTTGTACATAAAGCAGTTGGAGAATAATAGATTCCTGTTCCAATTCTACcatgaaattgatattcagagaGTTATAGACGGAAGCCCATGGACGTTTGGGAAGTTCCATTTGGTGATGGAGAGATTAAAAGATGGAGATGACCCTAGGACAGTGGAGATCTTTGGGTTCAGTTGCATAAAATGAGGCCAGGCTTCATGTCACAACGTGTGGCCACAGACATTGGTAACTATATAGGAAGATACATTGATGGAAATCCAAACAACTTTGTAGGAGTATGGAGGGAGTACCTACGTATCCGTGTATCGCTACCTCTAGATATACCTATTAAACGAAGAATGAAAGTAAAGAAGTCAGAGACGGATTGGTGCTGGGTGACGTTCAAATATGAGTCTATTCCTACATTCTATTTTATCTGCGCATTAATAGGTCATGGGGAAAGGTTTTGTGAATGAATCTTTGAAGGGCCAATGGAAAGTATCGAAAAACCGTATGGTGCCTGGGTTCGTGCAGATTCTAAAAGAAAAACGCACACAATAGGGGCAAGATGGCTCAAAAGTGGCGGAAATTTTCAGGCGAAGAATTCCGGTGGAAATGGCGAGGGAAGTATGGATAACGAAAGTCCCGTGAttcatgcacaagataatcaaGATACCACCAATGTAGGGGTTGACTCAATGACTAAACATAATCAAAGGAGGTCGTCAGTCATAACAGACGGAAATTTATTAAAGCATATCCAGCCTATTATTACGCCTAGTAACCAATCAAATACTGATTTAGAGGTTGGAAATAATGATCAAACTACTTCGGTTTTAAATCTGGTGGACCCCAAGCGCAGGAGAACAGAACAAAAATAGAAGGCATCTATTGTCTCAACACAACAACAGGATATAGAAATGAAGTTACAGGAGGAAGGTTCAAGCAGCTCAAAAAATGATTTATTGGCGGGTTCTGCAATGCAGGCCCGCCTCTCATTATGAATGCTCTAGCTTGGAACTGCCAGGGTCTGGGTTCCCCTGAAAAATTCAGTTCCTCCAAAGCATAACCCGTAGTGAGAAGCCTGATTTTGTTTTTCTTTGCGAAACGATAAGTAGCTATGAGAAGATGGATAAGCTTTGTCATAAACTGGGTTATGAAGGTCTAATAGAAGTGGAGCCACAAGGAAAAAAATGCAGAAAAAGTAAACCTTCTCAGCATGTCTCGATCACACATTGATGTGGTTGTtaaaaaatcaaacttctttagcTGGAGATTGACAGGGATATATGGCGAGTCGGGGAGAGCTCAAAGACATAAAACTTGGGAGTTGTTAAGGAACCTATCAAGGGATGCAAATTTACCATGGTGCCTTCTTGGCGATTTCAACAATGTTAAGTCTCGGGCTGATAAGAAAGGAGGCCACCTTTATCCTAATCACTTAGTTGAGGGTTTTAATGCATGTTTACAGGATACTGAGCTGCAGGATCTCGATATAATCGGGCATCAATACATATGGGAAAGAGGAAGGAATATAGATCATTGGATAGAGATAAGGTTAGACAGGGTTCTAGCTAATCCTCAGTGGTTAAGGTTGTTTGAAATGTCTAAAGTATATAATCTGGAGGGGTCACCATCTGATCACAGTCCGTTACTGCTAATTCCAGAAGAGCAAGCTAAGGTCAATAAGAGACGTTAGTTCCGCTTCGAGAATCATGGTTAACTGAGCCGGTGTGCTTCCAAATTATTAAAGATAAATGGGAAGGAGAGGAAGATAGCAATGTGATGAGAAGAGTTAAGAGTTGTGCAGAGGGATTAGACGTATGGGGAAAAGAAATCACAAGTTGTTTCAGCAAACGCATGAGGGATTTGTAAGCTCTGGCTAAAGTCTTTAAGAGGTAAACGAGATCCTAATTTTGTAGCAGAGTATGACAAGGACAAGCAACAATTATTTTTAGTTCTGGACCAAAAAGAAATCTTTTGGCGACAGTGGTCCAAGCAGCTCTGGCTCCAACTGGGTgaaaaaaacataaaaattttCCATTCGTCCTGCAATAAAAGGAAGCGTAATAATTATATTCAGAGACTACGTAATGAAGATGGTGAATGGGTGGATTGGAATTGTGGTTTGCAAGAGCTAATCAAAGGCTGTTTACGGAGGAATATTCTAGTGTAGAGGAAATCTTGAGGTGCATCCCACAATCTGTCTCTGATCAACAGAATAATATACTTCTAGAGAGAGTCTCTGAAGATGAAGTCAAGATGGCGATTTTTAACATGCATCCAAATAAGGCACCGGGGCTAGACGGCATGACCCCGGCTTTTTTCTAGAAAAATTGGAGTGTGGTTGGCAGAGATGTAGTTGAAATGGTGAGACAATTTTTGAAACAGGAAATCTTATTGATAATATTAATATGACCAATATTGTCCTCATCCCCAAGAAAAAGAACCCTTCAAATTTGACAGAACTAAGGCCCATTGCTATGTGCAACGTAGTGATGAAAATAATAACAAAGGTTCTCGCAAATCGGCTGAAGAAAGTTTTGGATTCGGTCATCTCAGATTCGCAGAGTGCTTTCTTACCGGGCATGTTAATTTCCGATAATATAATGATATCATTTGAGGTTATGCATTACTTAAAGAGGAAAAAAATCGGGAAAGAATGTTATATGGCTTTAAAGATAGATATGTCCAAAGCCTATGATCGAATAGAGGGGAAATTTCTTAAGGAAGTATTGTTGAGGATGGGTTTTAATGACTGGTGGACGCACTTGATTTTAAGATGTGTGTCGACAGTAGAGTATAATATTGTTCATGGGGATTTTGAAATCGGTCTTATCCGTCCAAGCAGAGTCCTAAGACAGGGAGATCCCCTGTCTCCCTATCTCTTTATTATATGTGCTGAAGGCCTATCAGCTCTTATCAAACACTACGAAACTCAAGGTTGGTTGCATGGGGTGAGTATTTGCAGAAGAGCCCCTCGAATCAGCCACATTCTATTTGTTGATGATAGCTACATGTTCTGTAAGGCCGATTCAGGAGACACAAGTAAGGTGTTAGAGATGTTAACTATGTACGATAAAGCTTCGGGGCAACACGTAAATAGGGAGAAGTCTTCAATATTCTTCAGTATAAATGTCTTATAGTACAACAAGGATTCAATTTGCTATGAAATGCAAATTAAGGAAGCAAGTGACAGCTCCAAATACCTGGGACTTCCAAATATCTTAGGTCGAAATAAATCAATGATTTTTGGGTACTTAAGAGACAAGGTGACAGCCAGTATTCAAGGGTGGATGGAGAAGAATGTGACGCGACCATCTAAAGAACTCTTAATCAAGACAGTAGCTCTGACACTGCCTACCTATACCATGAGTGTTTTTCTTTTACCGTTAGAGCTAACTCGAGACATGGAGAAAGCTATGGCTCAGTTTTTCTGGAAGTcaaatcagaaaaaaaaattctACAATAACCTGGATGGCGTGGGAACGGATGTCTAGACATAAACATGCTGGGGGTTTGGGTTTCAAATGTTTACAGGATGTAAATTTGGCGATGTTGGGAAAACAGTGTTGGCGCCTCATTACTAATACTGATAGCTTGGTGGCTCGAGTGTACAAGGCAAAGTATTATACGAACTCAGATTTTATGGCAACATCACTAGGAAGTAGCCCCAGTTTTATTTAGCACAGTGTGCTAGAGGCAAGAAAATTTATTTTGGCAGGCTCGTATTGGAGAATTGGGACAGGGACTAAAATAAAAATTGTGGATCAACCATGGCTAAATGACAGGGACAATCCTTACATCTCCACTATTTCGGTCTCAGTAGCGGATCAAAATGTTGCCTCATTGTTCCTTCCTGGTACTAAAGAGTGGAATATGGACATTATCAGGGATACTTTTAACATTCGGGACCAACACTGCATTGAAAATACGAGGGTTAAAACAGAGTTGAACACAGACATATTATGCTGGAAGCTGGAGAACTCAGGTATATATTCAGTTAAATCCGCGTACAAGCTTATGCAAGAAATGAAAGGAGCATGGAATACAAATATAAACACTGACTTTTGGAAAAAAGTTTGGAATGCTAAATCTCCTCCTAAAGTTGTTAATTTGGTGTGGGGAGCTGCTACATGTTGCTTACCAACCAAGACGATGTTGCAGAGCAAACATGTCCAGATAGATAATTCGTGTTTAGTTTTCAATGAAGGGATTAAATCTATTCTGCATAGTCTTGTTCAATGCAAAGTGGCAGCTTCATGTTGGCATATATTCGACCCAAGTATCAACATAGAGGACACCCCGAATTTTACTGTATGGCTAGAGAGGACCCTTGCAAGTCAAACAATGCAGGACTGAGCTAGAACGATCACATTGTGTTGGTCAATTTGAAGGGCCGGAAATGACTGGGTTTGGAACAGAAAGAGATGGAAGTCAATCAAGATTGTAAAGAAAGCATGGGAGTATCTTTCACAGTGGACTCTTGCCCAAGATAGGAGACTTAGGGTACCTGTCAATCCTCCTGTTGCAGGAGATGGTGCCTTTTTCTGGGTAAAGCCACACCTAAATGAAGTAAAGATAACGGCTGACGCGGCAGGGTTGAAAGACCAGGGGGTTTCTGGTATAGGATTCATTGCACGGAACCATGAAGGCCGACTGTTACTAGCGAAAACCAGAAGCTTTATGGAGATCTTAAACCCAACTTTAGTCGAAGCTATAGCAGTTAGAGAGGCCTTGAGCTGGGCTAAAGAGAGAAACTGGAATATAGTCACAGTGGAAACTGATTGCCTAGTGGTGGTGCAGCTAATTAGAAGCGACACTTCTATGTGTTCCCGGCTGGGAAGGGTAATTGAAGACTGTCGACTACTACTCAAGCAGGCAAACAACATCAGGTTGTACTTCATTAAACGATCCGCGAATATGGCAGCTCATGAGTTAGCTCGGGTTGCACATATGTATCCTGATCGTGATCTTGATTGGAGGTCTATTCCAATCGATACTAGAAACTGTAATTTGCAAGAAAGTTTGGAGTAATAAAAATTCGCATTTtgtcaaaaaaataaaataataaatgaCTTATAAACGATAAGCAGACGATCGTAAATTAAGTAATTATGACTTAAAAATTAATAAGTGACTTATAAGCGATAAGCAGacaagtgtttggataatttcaCTTATGAATAAAAAAttacttaaatgaactaaaataaataacttctgaatataattattttaaatattgaatTTTAAGTTTGTTTAACATttgaaaatatatattttaaaactaaagttaataaaaaGCGAAAAGTTAAAATAAATTGGGAAATAGACGTCATTTCTAACATTAAATCTAtcaatttataaattataaattgaACTAAAAAATAAGATCGACAAAAACTCTTTAATCTGTTAGGAGATTATAAATGATAAGTAGACTTCTAAGTTTAGCCAAACAGATTGAAAGGAAAGTAAGTGTCCATCggggaaattttaaaataagtaacttataactCAAACTGAATAAGTGATTAATAAGTGATtaataagtgataagttgataaatgtTTATAAGTTATACAAGTGTTTGGATAATTCAACTTATGagttagaattttttttatttaaatgaactaaaataaataatttttaaatataattatcttgattcttatattttaagttagattaacgtttaaaaaaaataaaactaaaattcataaaaaaacgaaaaacaaaaaataaattaagaaaaatatgtcattactaacattcaacttatcaacttataagttgtaaattcaacttttAAATCGGATCGATAAATATTCGTCAATAAATTATAACGGATTTATAAATCAATAAGTCGGGTTATCAGATTTGTAAAACGTGCCCTAAGATTGGTCCGGTAAGCAGTGAGATGCTTCATATAAACCAAGTAAACCTGGACACAGTGGTTAGGAAGTTTCCAAAACCACCTAAAAAGCAATTCGCGTTTCGCGACCCCACACGCATTCTATGGATTCTTGTTTTGAAAAAACCCGAGTCAACAGTTTCCACTTACTTTTTTCATGCACTGCATGCATGTACCCCCCCTCGGCCCTCTCTACCAACTTTGTGAtttaaaaaatatgataattactttCATTAACAGGAAATAAAACATCTTCATCGTTTTCAATACTCAAAATAATTGAATTAACCTTGCCAGAAAGTTCAATGTTTAACATCAAGCGATTCCCCTGCTTTTAAATGTGCGTTTCACACTTTAtcctttttttttaatttgtcgTCCGGATCAACTTTCGCGCACCTCAACTAATCCGGAAGACTACTAACATATTGGTACCCATCAAATATTGTAATTTATATACTTCCGTGTCTTTTAGTGAATTCGAACTTATAATCTTGGAGTGATAAGTCCCTAAAGTCATATTTTAAACCAACTAGAACATCTGTGATGTGTTACACACTTTGTTTTGCCGTTCCCATCATTTTTAAATAAAgtcaattttcaattaagaaaatATCATAGCagataataatatataatattcactACCTTAGTAattaatttacgtctaatttataagatcaaaaatagtcatgagtgattttgttggattcgt
Encoded here:
- the LOC141666219 gene encoding uncharacterized protein LOC141666219; the encoded protein is MSRSHIDVVVKKSNFFSWRLTGIYGESGRAQRHKTWELLRNLSRDANLPWCLLGDFNNVKSRADKKGGHLYPNHLVEGFNACLQDTELQDLDIIGHQYIWERGRNIDHWIEIRLDRVLANPQWLRLFEMSKVYNLEGSPSDHSPLLLIPEEQAKVNKRR